From one Chloroflexota bacterium genomic stretch:
- a CDS encoding fumarate hydrolyase codes for MRKITIPIDDETIRSLKAGDAVLLSGVMMTGRDAVHKWMIDTFIRKTREPQGDDLEVYEAIKKILNGGVLYHCGPVVAGIDTGDYKFVAAGPTTSIREEPYEAEVIKHFNIKGVMGKGGMGPKTLQACQEAPAVYFHAVGGAASLIAQSVQKVLGVYKLEFGVPEAMWVIEVKDFPAIVTMDSHGNSLHETVEAAAAEKFKALLGV; via the coding sequence ATGCGCAAAATCACAATTCCGATTGACGATGAAACCATCCGCAGCCTGAAGGCTGGTGATGCCGTACTGCTTTCTGGTGTGATGATGACCGGTCGCGATGCCGTGCACAAGTGGATGATCGACACCTTCATCCGCAAGACGCGCGAGCCTCAGGGCGACGACCTGGAAGTGTACGAAGCCATCAAGAAAATCCTCAACGGCGGCGTTCTCTACCACTGCGGGCCCGTGGTGGCTGGTATCGACACCGGCGACTACAAATTCGTCGCCGCAGGCCCCACCACCAGCATTCGCGAAGAGCCTTACGAAGCCGAAGTTATCAAGCATTTCAACATCAAAGGCGTGATGGGCAAAGGCGGCATGGGGCCCAAAACCCTGCAAGCCTGCCAGGAAGCCCCCGCGGTTTATTTCCACGCGGTGGGCGGTGCGGCTTCCCTCATCGCCCAGAGCGTGCAAAAAGTGCTCGGCGTGTACAAACTGGAATTCGGCGTACCCGAAGCCATGTGGGTCATCGAGGTCAAAGACTTCCCCGCCATTGTCACAATGGACAGCCACGGCAACAGCCTGCACGAAACCGTTGAGGCTGCCGCGGCTGAAAAGTTCAAAGCCTTGCTCGGCGTTTAG
- a CDS encoding L-threonine 3-dehydrogenase, producing the protein MPEMMKAVIKAEAAPGLTLTERPIPTIGPHDVLVKVKAASICGTDLHIYHWDPWAADRIHPPVITGHEVCGEIVETGSEVSHVKVGDFVSLESHVVCGHCRFCLTGNGHLCENTQLIGVDRDGGFAEYIAIPAQNAWPNPPDLPLEIAVLMENFGNAVHTAFAADVRAKKVLVTGCGPVGLMTIAVAKAIGARSVFATDISDYRLDFARRMGADYTFNVKNEDMVAEIMEITHGEGVDVWLEMSGAESAIDQGFRVLKPGGEVAALGVAGRPIHLDWDHHIVFKGVTLHGITGRRLWETWYQARGLVFSGAVDLSQMVTHRFRLEDYEQAFATMESGQSGKVMLLP; encoded by the coding sequence ATGCCCGAAATGATGAAAGCGGTGATCAAAGCCGAGGCCGCCCCCGGCCTGACGCTCACCGAGCGCCCCATTCCCACCATTGGGCCCCACGATGTCCTCGTCAAGGTCAAGGCTGCTTCCATTTGCGGCACCGACCTGCACATCTACCACTGGGACCCGTGGGCCGCTGACCGCATTCACCCCCCGGTGATTACCGGCCACGAAGTTTGCGGCGAAATCGTGGAAACCGGCAGCGAGGTCAGCCATGTCAAGGTTGGCGATTTCGTTTCGCTGGAATCCCACGTCGTTTGCGGCCACTGCCGCTTCTGCCTGACCGGCAACGGCCATCTGTGCGAAAACACCCAACTCATCGGTGTAGACCGCGACGGCGGCTTTGCCGAATACATCGCCATTCCCGCGCAGAATGCCTGGCCCAACCCACCCGACCTGCCGCTGGAAATCGCCGTCCTGATGGAAAACTTCGGCAACGCGGTGCATACCGCCTTTGCCGCCGACGTGCGCGCCAAGAAAGTGCTTGTCACCGGCTGCGGCCCCGTGGGGCTGATGACCATCGCGGTGGCCAAAGCCATCGGGGCGCGCTCGGTGTTCGCCACCGACATCAGCGATTACCGCCTCGACTTCGCCCGCCGCATGGGCGCCGACTACACCTTCAACGTCAAGAACGAAGACATGGTGGCCGAAATTATGGAAATCACCCACGGCGAAGGCGTCGATGTGTGGCTGGAAATGTCGGGTGCGGAAAGCGCCATTGACCAGGGCTTCAGAGTGCTCAAACCCGGCGGCGAAGTGGCCGCCCTCGGGGTGGCCGGGCGCCCCATCCACCTCGATTGGGACCACCACATCGTCTTCAAAGGCGTGACCCTGCACGGCATCACGGGCCGCCGCCTGTGGGAAACCTGGTACCAGGCGCGCGGGCTGGTGTTTTCCGGCGCGGTGGACCTCAGCCAGATGGTCACCCACCGCTTCCGCCTGGAAGACTACGAGCAGGCCTTTGCCACAATGGAATCCGGCCAATCGGGGAAGGTGATGCTGCTGCCATGA
- a CDS encoding holo-ACP synthase, whose amino-acid sequence MLCTGIDVVEIPRFKQALARHGERLMARLFTPREQAECRGRVPSLAARFAAKEAAAKALGTGIGAVRWTDLEVLTDARGAPYLHLHGEAQRQAERLGITSWAVSLSHSRGCAVAVVVGM is encoded by the coding sequence ATGTTATGCACCGGCATCGATGTCGTTGAAATTCCCCGCTTCAAGCAGGCCCTCGCCCGCCACGGCGAGCGGCTGATGGCGCGGCTTTTCACCCCGCGCGAGCAGGCCGAGTGCCGCGGGCGGGTGCCTTCCCTGGCCGCGCGCTTTGCTGCTAAAGAAGCCGCCGCCAAAGCCCTTGGCACTGGCATCGGCGCCGTCCGCTGGACCGATCTCGAAGTGCTTACCGATGCCCGCGGGGCTCCTTACTTGCACCTGCACGGGGAAGCCCAACGCCAGGCCGAGAGGTTAGGCATCACATCGTGGGCAGTAAGCCTCAGCCACTCTCGCGGCTGCGCGGTGGCCGTGGTGGTAGGCATGTGA
- a CDS encoding sortase encodes MAESAAPGGTRRCPDSALTGLRYNLPMGCRRCPEDLSVEELQRLLIEKRRAERQSRLERFRRSGRAVVLAPDDNAALENLRSAAVSAEESESAAAVPPRRRWLDRILLGVEVLAVIGLVLVLLNGVSVVQQLNREVAGALQQPTLTPTPLVMAVVLPAGHTPPTAPGGAQFNEAEIPEHLRPLVQSLAAVPLPTPGPAQPVRIRIPALGVDAPVVEGDGWEQLKKGVGHHIGSANPGQRGNMVLSGHNDIYGEVFRDLNRLKPGDEIIVYARDKAYTYIVTEKHIVEPTDVQWLAPTQRPTVTLVSCYPYMVDNKRIIVRGVLRSEG; translated from the coding sequence ATGGCGGAATCGGCGGCACCAGGGGGAACGAGGCGGTGCCCCGATTCTGCTTTAACCGGGCTGCGGTATAATCTCCCTATGGGTTGCCGCCGTTGTCCTGAAGACCTCTCGGTTGAAGAACTTCAGCGCCTGTTGATCGAAAAGCGCCGCGCCGAACGCCAAAGCCGGCTGGAGCGCTTTCGGCGCAGCGGGCGTGCGGTTGTGCTCGCGCCTGATGACAATGCCGCGCTGGAAAACCTGCGCTCGGCTGCCGTCTCCGCGGAAGAAAGTGAGAGCGCGGCTGCTGTGCCCCCGCGCCGGCGCTGGCTTGACCGAATTTTGCTGGGCGTGGAAGTGCTGGCGGTCATCGGCCTGGTCCTCGTGCTGCTCAACGGCGTTAGCGTGGTGCAACAACTCAATCGTGAGGTGGCGGGGGCTTTACAGCAACCCACGCTCACGCCCACGCCGTTGGTGATGGCGGTGGTGCTTCCTGCCGGTCACACACCGCCCACCGCACCCGGCGGCGCACAGTTCAACGAGGCTGAGATTCCCGAACACCTGCGCCCGCTGGTGCAATCGCTGGCTGCAGTGCCGCTGCCCACCCCTGGCCCTGCCCAACCCGTGCGCATCCGCATTCCGGCGCTGGGCGTTGACGCGCCGGTGGTGGAAGGCGATGGTTGGGAACAACTCAAGAAAGGCGTGGGGCATCACATTGGCAGCGCGAACCCCGGCCAGCGCGGCAATATGGTGCTTTCCGGGCACAATGATATTTACGGCGAGGTGTTTCGCGACCTCAATCGTCTCAAACCGGGGGATGAGATTATTGTTTATGCCCGTGATAAGGCCTACACTTACATCGTCACCGAAAAACACATTGTGGAACCCACGGACGTCCAATGGCTGGCCCCAACCCAACGTCCCACGGTGACGCTGGTTTCCTGCTACCCCTACATGGTTGACAACAAACGCATTATCGTGCGCGGTGTGCTGCGGAGCGAAGGCTAA
- a CDS encoding DUF2726 domain-containing protein: MSEKSSGCLSVLLPFLKSAPASHPVALKEEIFEEDTLPYKLRDDFVSPAEHSFYKVLTQVLDERFTVMAKVRLADISFVPGGRSNKMYFSYFNKIAQRHVDFLILHSRTMRPLVGIELDDASHQRPDRQARDVFVDEAFQAAGLPLVRFPVRKGYSSQSIIARLSPHLPLREQPLPSPAARQPVPDEEFTADGVPLCPKCHVPMVLRTVRQGPHKGKQFYGCPNFPKCREVRPVPRSRKR, translated from the coding sequence ATGAGTGAAAAATCTTCTGGCTGCCTGAGTGTGTTGCTGCCTTTTCTAAAATCTGCGCCGGCGAGTCATCCCGTTGCTCTAAAGGAAGAAATCTTTGAAGAAGATACGCTACCTTACAAACTACGAGATGATTTTGTATCTCCCGCGGAGCATTCCTTCTACAAAGTACTCACACAGGTTCTCGATGAGCGCTTTACGGTGATGGCTAAAGTACGTCTGGCCGATATTTCCTTCGTGCCCGGTGGACGCTCAAACAAAATGTATTTCTCATACTTTAACAAAATCGCTCAAAGGCATGTGGATTTCCTCATCCTTCACAGCCGCACGATGCGCCCATTGGTTGGTATCGAACTGGATGACGCCAGTCACCAGCGCCCTGACAGGCAAGCGCGCGACGTGTTTGTCGATGAAGCCTTCCAGGCCGCCGGGCTGCCATTGGTACGTTTCCCTGTGCGAAAAGGCTACAGTTCACAAAGTATCATTGCTCGCCTTTCCCCGCACTTGCCTCTGCGAGAACAACCCTTGCCTTCGCCTGCAGCCCGACAACCGGTTCCCGACGAAGAATTTACGGCTGATGGCGTGCCTTTATGCCCAAAATGCCACGTGCCGATGGTTTTGCGAACCGTCCGTCAGGGCCCTCACAAGGGGAAACAATTTTACGGCTGTCCCAATTTTCCCAAATGTCGGGAAGTTAGACCTGTTCCTCGCTCCCGGAAACGATGA
- a CDS encoding DUF87 domain-containing protein, with protein sequence MLDTHGKFYLGNLYDLKAGKVTDQPVLYDPDDLTTHAFVVGMTGSGKTGLCIDLLEEAALQGIPALLIDPKGDITNALLHFPELRPEDFAPWINPDEARRAGKSVAEVAQATADLWRNGLAKWGIGPDRIRALTEAAHFAVYTPGSDAGIPISILASLKAPDIPWEGNRELLLEKIQGTVTALLGLVGMDDVDPVRSREHILLSNIFQRAWQQGKDLTLAELILQTQNPPFEKLGVFDLETFFPAQERAELAMLLNNILAAPTFQTWLTGQPLDIPSLLFAPDGKPRHSVFYLAHLSDQERMFFVTLLFAAVETWMRTQPGSDALRAILYFDEIYGYLPPTANPPSKQPMLRMLKQARAFGLGLVLVTQNPVDVDYKALSNMGTWAIGKLQTDRDKQRLLDGLQGASPGVDRQTYDRLISSLRKRVFLLHNVHESEPVVFHTRWAMNYLPGPLTRAQIPALNRLAGAEAAPVQEAAPAAPQTPAAAQKPAAPPTAASPKTGTTTRPAVPRGVAEYFLPQNLTLSEAIQAAGAHLPPDAQARGVRYRPVLLAQARVRLTQRKYRLNSEIARTALVHEIARSGVVRWEDFLLEHPVDDRRFDRAPLPNAAFLPLEAPLTDAKALKALRRDFADFVYRETEVTIRANEALKVYAGPEVSQADFRRMCTEAAREKMQAELDKIAAKYDRKIERLKERLAREERELAEDEEEYQQRKMEELGTHAENVLSLFMGRRRRMSTSLTKHRLTEKAKADIEESEAAIADYKQQIAELEKEKEAALEDVRRKWADVVEEVEEIPVRPYKKDVLVELFGVAWVPHYVVETPQGEEEIPAFAG encoded by the coding sequence ATGCTCGATACCCACGGCAAGTTTTACTTAGGCAACCTCTACGACCTGAAAGCAGGCAAAGTCACCGACCAGCCGGTGCTCTACGACCCCGACGACCTGACCACCCACGCGTTTGTCGTCGGTATGACCGGCAGCGGCAAAACTGGCCTGTGCATTGACCTGCTGGAAGAGGCCGCCCTGCAGGGCATCCCCGCGCTGCTGATCGACCCCAAAGGCGACATCACCAACGCGCTGCTGCACTTCCCCGAACTGCGGCCCGAAGACTTCGCGCCGTGGATCAACCCCGACGAAGCCCGCCGCGCGGGCAAATCCGTGGCCGAGGTTGCCCAGGCCACCGCCGACCTGTGGCGCAACGGCCTCGCCAAGTGGGGCATCGGCCCCGACCGCATCCGCGCCCTCACCGAGGCCGCCCACTTCGCCGTCTACACCCCCGGCTCCGACGCGGGCATCCCCATTTCCATCCTGGCCTCCCTCAAAGCCCCCGACATCCCCTGGGAAGGCAACCGCGAACTGCTGCTGGAAAAAATCCAGGGCACCGTCACCGCGCTGCTCGGCCTGGTGGGGATGGACGACGTCGACCCGGTGCGCTCGCGCGAACACATCTTGCTGAGCAACATCTTCCAGCGCGCCTGGCAGCAGGGCAAAGACCTGACCTTAGCCGAACTGATTTTGCAAACCCAGAACCCGCCCTTCGAGAAACTCGGCGTGTTCGACCTGGAAACCTTCTTCCCCGCGCAGGAACGCGCCGAACTGGCCATGCTGCTCAACAACATCCTGGCCGCGCCCACTTTCCAGACCTGGCTCACCGGCCAGCCCTTAGACATCCCCAGCCTGCTCTTCGCCCCCGACGGCAAGCCGCGGCACAGCGTGTTCTACCTCGCCCACCTCAGCGACCAGGAGCGCATGTTCTTCGTCACCCTGCTCTTCGCGGCGGTGGAAACCTGGATGCGCACCCAGCCCGGCTCCGACGCGCTGCGCGCCATCCTCTACTTCGACGAAATCTACGGCTACCTGCCGCCCACCGCCAACCCGCCTTCCAAACAGCCCATGCTGCGGATGCTCAAGCAGGCGCGCGCCTTCGGCCTTGGGCTGGTGCTGGTTACCCAAAATCCGGTGGATGTGGACTACAAGGCGCTTTCCAACATGGGCACGTGGGCGATTGGCAAACTGCAAACCGACCGCGACAAGCAGCGCCTGCTCGACGGGCTGCAGGGGGCTTCCCCCGGCGTGGACCGGCAAACCTACGACCGCCTGATTTCCAGCCTGCGGAAGCGGGTTTTCCTGCTGCACAATGTGCACGAAAGCGAGCCGGTGGTCTTCCACACCCGCTGGGCGATGAACTACCTGCCCGGCCCCCTCACTCGCGCCCAGATTCCGGCGCTCAACCGCTTGGCGGGCGCCGAGGCCGCCCCGGTGCAGGAAGCCGCCCCCGCCGCGCCCCAAACACCTGCCGCGGCCCAAAAGCCCGCTGCCCCGCCCACGGCGGCTTCCCCTAAAACGGGCACGACGACCCGCCCCGCGGTGCCCCGCGGCGTGGCGGAATACTTCCTGCCCCAGAACCTCACCCTTTCGGAAGCCATCCAGGCCGCGGGCGCCCACCTTCCCCCCGACGCCCAGGCCCGCGGCGTGCGTTACCGCCCGGTGCTGCTGGCGCAGGCGCGGGTGCGGCTCACCCAGCGCAAGTATCGCTTGAATTCCGAAATTGCCCGCACCGCCCTCGTGCACGAGATTGCGCGTTCTGGCGTGGTGCGCTGGGAAGATTTCCTGCTGGAGCACCCCGTCGACGACCGCCGCTTCGACCGCGCCCCGCTGCCCAACGCCGCGTTCCTGCCCCTGGAAGCCCCCCTGACCGACGCCAAGGCCCTGAAAGCCCTGCGCCGCGACTTTGCCGACTTCGTCTATCGGGAAACCGAAGTGACCATCCGTGCCAACGAAGCCCTGAAAGTGTACGCCGGGCCGGAGGTTTCCCAGGCCGACTTCCGGCGGATGTGCACCGAAGCCGCCCGCGAAAAAATGCAGGCCGAACTGGACAAAATCGCGGCCAAATACGACCGCAAGATCGAGCGCCTGAAAGAGCGGCTGGCGCGTGAAGAGCGGGAACTGGCCGAGGACGAGGAAGAATATCAGCAGCGCAAGATGGAAGAACTCGGCACCCATGCCGAAAACGTCCTGAGCCTGTTCATGGGGCGGCGGCGGCGGATGAGCACCTCGCTCACCAAACATCGCCTCACCGAAAAAGCCAAAGCCGACATTGAGGAATCGGAAGCCGCGATCGCCGATTACAAGCAACAGATTGCTGAGTTGGAGAAGGAAAAGGAAGCCGCACTGGAAGACGTCCGCCGCAAGTGGGCCGATGTGGTGGAGGAGGTAGAAGAAATCCCCGTGCGGCCGTACAAGAAAGATGTGCTGGTGGAACTCTTTGGCGTGGCGTGGGTGCCGCACTATGTGGTGGAAACGCCGCAGGGAGAAGAAGAAATTCCCGCGTTTGCGGGGTAA
- a CDS encoding tetratricopeptide repeat protein, with translation MKTPIRAYLLGVLSALLVLVGLYFLPPINRRLAWRVDALETTLRMRLHPVAAQPPTPRPVTPAGNPATATPTLVPSPAPTPTPGPTATPTPSPTPLPPQVLLKPPKWESQDWNNCGPTTLALYLRWWGWDGDQYDISRVVKPKRGDRNVNVEELAGFVNNRIKGFSAIYRVGGNLETLKRFLASGMPVMIEESMMFEEQYWPNDDRWAAHYLLITGYDDSAQEFITQDSFRGPNRRVPYATLRSNWEAFNFVYILVFPNTRTDAVKALLGEDWNTDVNRRKALKAMQQATQENPNDAYAWFNLGTNLLYFERYGEAAMAYDKALKIGLPQRFLRYQFGPFIAYFHTARFDDLLSLTDYALQITPNSEEAHLWRGWALYRLGKKREAIDEFRAALEANPHYEDAKYALKFLGARP, from the coding sequence ATGAAAACCCCCATTCGAGCCTACCTGCTGGGGGTGCTCAGCGCCCTGCTTGTGCTGGTTGGTCTGTACTTTCTGCCTCCAATCAACCGCCGCCTTGCCTGGCGGGTGGATGCCCTGGAAACCACGCTGCGCATGCGGCTGCATCCGGTGGCGGCGCAGCCGCCCACACCCAGGCCGGTGACGCCTGCCGGGAATCCGGCGACGGCCACGCCCACCCTGGTGCCTTCCCCTGCGCCAACGCCCACCCCCGGCCCCACGGCCACGCCCACGCCTTCCCCCACGCCGCTGCCGCCGCAGGTGCTCCTCAAGCCCCCCAAGTGGGAATCGCAGGACTGGAACAACTGCGGCCCCACCACCCTGGCCCTCTACCTGCGCTGGTGGGGGTGGGATGGCGACCAGTATGACATTTCGCGGGTGGTCAAGCCCAAGCGCGGCGACCGCAATGTGAATGTGGAAGAACTGGCGGGGTTTGTGAACAACCGCATCAAGGGCTTCAGCGCAATTTACCGCGTGGGCGGCAATCTGGAAACCCTGAAGCGCTTCCTGGCTTCCGGGATGCCGGTGATGATTGAAGAAAGCATGATGTTCGAAGAGCAATACTGGCCCAACGACGACCGCTGGGCAGCGCATTACCTGCTCATCACCGGTTACGACGATAGCGCACAGGAATTCATCACCCAGGATTCGTTCCGCGGCCCCAACCGCCGCGTGCCTTACGCCACCCTGCGCAGTAATTGGGAAGCCTTCAACTTCGTCTATATCCTTGTCTTCCCCAACACCCGTACCGATGCGGTCAAGGCGCTGCTCGGCGAGGACTGGAACACCGACGTCAACCGCCGCAAGGCACTCAAAGCCATGCAGCAGGCCACACAAGAAAACCCCAACGATGCCTACGCGTGGTTCAACCTGGGCACCAACCTGCTTTACTTTGAACGCTACGGCGAGGCTGCGATGGCTTACGACAAAGCCCTCAAAATCGGCCTGCCCCAGCGTTTCCTGCGCTATCAGTTTGGCCCCTTCATTGCCTATTTCCACACCGCCCGCTTCGACGACCTGCTCTCGCTGACCGACTACGCGCTCCAAATCACGCCCAATTCCGAGGAAGCCCATCTCTGGCGCGGCTGGGCACTCTACCGCTTAGGCAAAAAACGGGAAGCCATCGATGAATTTCGCGCCGCGCTGGAAGCCAACCCGCACTACGAAGACGCCAAATACGCGCTAAAATTCTTGGGCGCGCGGCCGTAA
- the miaB gene encoding tRNA (N6-isopentenyl adenosine(37)-C2)-methylthiotransferase MiaB produces the protein MRYYIWTIGCQMNVADSHRVASALEKLGYREAASAEEADVVVLNTCAVRQSAEDKAYGRLMSLKSLKRKRPHMVINMMGCVVGLKGHDRLKQRFPFVDVFSPPSDPGPLLSLLAQREHKQMEEAETARRFALQDGDLVLPRSLRGRLVSEHVPVVLGCSHACTYCVIPYRRGVERSRPPEVILAEVRSLAAQGVKEVTLLGQIVDRYGKDLEGVNLAWLLRRVHEVEGIERIRFLTSHPLWMTDELLEAVAELPKVMPHIEVPVQAGDDEVLANMRRGYTAEDYRRLVEKIRATIPGVAIATDVIVGFPGETAGQFQRTYDLLAELKLDVVHLARYSERPGTVAARKMRDDVPEEEKMRRFRLIEELQEGISAEINRRYLGEKVPVLFEEKVKGRWRGRTPTNKLVFVDSEDDLRGRVEDVLITWTGPWSLLGRLAEEVARPAAASAALRK, from the coding sequence ATGCGCTATTACATTTGGACCATTGGCTGTCAGATGAACGTTGCCGACTCCCACCGCGTGGCCTCGGCGCTGGAAAAACTGGGCTATCGGGAAGCCGCCAGTGCGGAGGAAGCCGACGTGGTGGTGCTCAACACCTGTGCGGTGCGCCAAAGTGCAGAAGACAAGGCTTACGGGCGGCTGATGTCGCTCAAATCGCTGAAACGCAAACGCCCCCACATGGTCATCAACATGATGGGCTGCGTGGTCGGTCTCAAGGGGCACGACCGACTGAAACAGCGCTTCCCCTTCGTGGATGTGTTCTCGCCGCCTTCCGACCCCGGCCCGCTGCTTTCGCTGCTTGCGCAACGCGAGCACAAGCAAATGGAAGAAGCCGAAACCGCCCGCCGCTTCGCGCTGCAGGATGGTGACCTGGTGCTGCCGCGTTCCCTGCGGGGACGGCTGGTGAGCGAACACGTGCCCGTGGTGCTGGGTTGCTCCCACGCCTGCACCTACTGCGTGATTCCCTACCGCCGCGGCGTGGAACGCAGCCGCCCGCCCGAAGTCATTTTGGCCGAGGTGCGCTCGCTGGCTGCCCAGGGCGTGAAGGAGGTCACCCTGTTGGGGCAAATCGTCGACCGCTACGGCAAAGACCTGGAAGGCGTGAACCTGGCGTGGCTGCTGCGCCGCGTGCACGAAGTGGAAGGCATCGAGCGCATCCGCTTTTTGACCTCGCATCCGCTGTGGATGACCGACGAATTGCTGGAAGCCGTGGCCGAACTGCCGAAGGTGATGCCGCACATTGAGGTGCCGGTGCAGGCAGGCGACGACGAAGTGCTTGCCAACATGCGCCGCGGCTACACCGCCGAAGACTACCGCCGCCTGGTGGAAAAAATCCGCGCCACCATCCCCGGCGTGGCGATTGCCACCGACGTGATCGTGGGCTTCCCGGGCGAAACCGCCGGGCAATTCCAGCGCACCTACGACCTGCTGGCTGAGTTGAAACTGGATGTAGTGCACCTGGCACGCTATTCCGAGCGGCCGGGCACGGTGGCGGCGCGCAAAATGCGCGACGACGTGCCCGAAGAAGAGAAAATGCGCCGCTTCCGCCTCATCGAAGAACTGCAGGAAGGCATCAGCGCGGAAATCAACCGCCGCTATTTGGGCGAAAAGGTGCCGGTGCTGTTCGAAGAAAAAGTCAAAGGCCGCTGGCGCGGCCGCACGCCCACCAACAAACTGGTCTTCGTGGATAGCGAAGACGACCTGCGGGGACGCGTCGAAGACGTGCTGATTACCTGGACAGGGCCGTGGTCGCTGCTGGGGCGGCTGGCCGA